A single genomic interval of Aedes aegypti strain LVP_AGWG chromosome 1, AaegL5.0 Primary Assembly, whole genome shotgun sequence harbors:
- the LOC5563570 gene encoding L-dopachrome tautomerase yellow-f: MKRLSAVILVLSVFSKSIDGEKFDLIFKWKQLEHNAIHSESGDITFTGPVKTFSPIIDESFVSYNNIPMGATHHNGRVFIAVPRRRPGIPATLNVIDIKKQGDNKSPTLTAYPEYRINQLHSDYHADLKRLVSVYRTTVDQCQRLWFVDTGMIEYPNNTVQIQRPQLWIIDLARDRKVRTFEIPESIVQQGVGMASLVVDAEATDCEKSYAYIPDLVQGAIYVYNFEANRMWAFRHSSFRHDPERAAFNVAGQRFNWDDGIFSITIGNRDPATRSKPVYYHPMVSTAEFITFTEVLQNEALATSGGYENLFQRIGERGINAQSTMHHFDGESQVLFYAEVNRNSIGCWNTRSNFSAENHDIIHHDNERMIYPTDLSADVTGAIWVLSNNLPTWIYSRLDVNRYNFYLWRQTPRKAIEGTKCQVADE, encoded by the exons ATGAAAAGACTGTCGGCCGTAATACTTGTTTTATCAGTATTCTCAAAATCCATCGATGGTGAAAAGTTTGATCTCATCTTCAAATGGAAACAATTAGAGCATAATGCTATACACTCCG AATCCGGGGATATCACTTTCACCGGACCGGTCAAAACGTTCAGCCCTATCATCGATGAATCGTTCGTCAGCTATAACAACATCCCGATGGGGGCTACCCATCATAATGGGCGAGTTTTCATAGCCGTTCCCCGGAGACGGCCCGGAATACCGGCTACTTTGAACGTGATTGACATCAAAAAGCAGGGCGACAATAAGAGTCCAACGCTGACGGCCTACCCGGAGTATCGCATCAATCAGCTACAT AGCGACTACCATGCCGATCTGAAGCGCTTGGTGTCTGTTTACCGGACTACGGTGGACCAATGTCAACGGCTGTGGTTCGTCGATACTGGCATGATCGAGTATCCCAACAATACCGTGCAAATACAACGTCCTCAGCTATGGATAATCGATCTGGCCCGTGATAGGAAGGTCCGTACCTTCGAGATCCCGGAATCCATCGTCCAGCAGGGTGTGGGCATGGCCAGTCTTGTCGTCGATGCTGAGGCCACCGATTGTGAGAAGTCGTACGCCTACATTCCGGACTTGGTTCAAGGAGCCATCTACGTGTACAACTTCGAAGCGAATCGCATGTGGGCCTTCCGCCATAGCTCCTTCCGACATGATCCGGAAAGAGCCGCCTTCAACGTGGCCGGGCAACGCTTCAATTGGGACGATGGGATCTTTTCGATCACCATTGGGAATCGCGATCCTGCCACTCGCTCCAAACCAGTTTACTATCATCCCATGGTGAGCACGGCGGAGTTTATCACCTTCACAGAGGTCCTGCAGAACGAAGCCCTTGCCACGAGTGGTGGATACGAGAATCTCTTCCAACGGATAGGTGAACGGGGCATAAATGCGCAATCTACCATGCATCACTTCGACGGGGAATCACAGGTTCTGTTCTACGCCGAGGTGAATCGAAATTCGATCGGCTGCTGGAATACACGG TCGAACTTCTCGGCCGAGAACCATGACATCATTCATCACGATAACGAGCGAATGATTTATCCGACCGATCTGAGT GCGGACGTCACGGGTGCCATTTGGGTGCTGTCCAACAATCTTCCTACGTGGATCTACTCGCGGCTCGATGTGAACCGGTACAACTTCTATCTGTGGCGTCAGACCCCCCGGAAGGCCATCGAAGGGACCAAGTGTCAGGTGGCGGACGAGTGA